A genomic window from Triticum urartu cultivar G1812 chromosome 7, Tu2.1, whole genome shotgun sequence includes:
- the LOC125520585 gene encoding protein N-lysine methyltransferase METTL21D-like, with protein sequence MDPVEEAPEVVMGAYGGPARRVESGASETMLLWGLGQPASHRPNAFARQGLPAFPIDACGRRISLHQQPSSFRGASGVTGAVVWDSAVVLAKFLEHAADGGLLPVRGARAVDLGAGCGLVSVVAALLGARVVATDLPDRVRLLHKNLEENVGGSARVAELVWGDEYELDPELLLWLDPEAEPPELVLGSDVVYSEEAVGDLLATLTRLAGPRTTVLLAGELRNDVVVECFLEAAMAEFEIGCIEQEQWHPDFRTNRVAIFILLKKKTPPPLPVESP encoded by the exons ATGGATCCGGTGGAGGAGGCACCGGAGGTGGTGATGGGCGCGTACGGGGGCCCGGCGCGCCGCGTCGAGAGCGGGGCGTCGGAGACGATGCTGCTCTGGGGCCTGGGCCAGCCGGCGTCGCACCGGCCCAACGCCTTCGCGCGGCAGGGCTTGCCGGCCTTCCCCATCGACGCGTGCGGCCGCCGCATCTCCCTCCACCAGCAGCCGTCCTCCTTCCGGGGGGCTTCCGGGGTCACGGGCGCCGTCGTCTGGGACAGCGCCGTCGTGCTCGCCAAGTTCCTCGAGCACGCGGCCGACGGCGGCCTGCTGCCGGTGCGCGGGGCGCGCGCCGTGGACCTCGGCGCCGGGTGCGGGCTCGTGTCCGTCGTCGCGGCGCTGCTCGGAGCTCGCGTGGTGGCCACCGACCTGCCCGACCGCGTCCGGCTGCTCCACAAGAACCTCGAGGAGAACGTCGGGGGTTCGGCGAGGGTGGCGGAGCTGGTGTGGGGCGACGAGTACGAGCTGGACCCGGAGCTGCTGCTCTGGCTGGACCCGGAGGCAGAGCCGCCGGAGCTGGTGCTGGGGTCCGACGTGGTGTACAGCGAGGAGGCCGTCGGCGACCTGCTGGCCACGCTCACCCGGCTCGCCGGGCCACGCACCACCGTGCTGCTCGCCGGAGAGCTCCGCAACG ACGTGGTGGTGGAGTGCTTCCTGGAGGCGGCCATGGCGGAGTTTGAGATCGGGTGCATCGAGCAGGAGCAGTGGCACCCCGACTTCCGCACCAACCGcgtcgccatcttcatcctccTCAAGAAGAAGACACCGCCGCCGCTCCCCGTCGAATCGCCATAG